The nucleotide window taagttgggagcgataagtagatatatgatcatacttgcggaggttgaagatgaatcgaatgcagttgttaagaagacggtctagtttgttgaggagatctgcattcaggtcaaagtaacacacatcaccatagtcgatcagagggaagattaaggtctgcacaagcatagcTTTAGTCCTAGAAGGTAAAAAGTTCTTAAGACGATAAAGAGCCCTCAGTATGCCAGTGacccttttacaaacattagaaacttgggctctccagcttaaagttgagtccaagtacAGGCCAAGATCTTTTACGGTAGTTGTCAGTTCTATGGTAGAGCTATTAAATACAACTGGTGGTACCTGCATAGTATCTAACCTACTAATGCTACGATTACTTCCTACAACTATAGCCTGGCATTTGGTAGGATTAACAGCCAAGCCGAATTTCATCGACCAACACTTGACATGCTCGAGGTCGTTATTTAACGTGGCGACAACTGAGGCTATAGaatccactgttccttgcgagtagagttgcaagtcgtccgcatacagatgatacgctcccTGAAGGTTTTTAGTCACAagattaatgaaaattgaaaacaatagtgGAGAGAGGaggccgccttgtgggacgccagtgtcgagttcacgccagctcgatgaagattcaccgatgtgaaccgactgttggcgtccttgaagatacGAGGAAAACCAAtccagcgcaccggaagatatgttaagatgggaaaggatggcgagaaggatatcatgactgacggtattaaaggcgttcgagaagtcaaccaaagccaccacggtgactttagtatcctccatgcctgccctaatatcgccagtcacttttaGGAGGGCGGAAGTTGTGCTAtgacctggtctgaacccagaTTGAAGTGGGTCAAGGAGGTTGTTATTAAGCACAAACTGTGTTAGTTGCTTGTGTacacaggcctcaagcactttggagaggaaagggagaatcgatatggggcggaagtgagctggacttGAGGGATTAGGAGTTTTTGGCAACGGTagaatgtaggctttgcgccacagagaaggaaaagtaccagaggtaagggagaaatttatgatatgggaaatggcggggagcagaTGATCCAAGACAGAGACGACCATATGACGACTAACGCCATCGGCGCCCACTGCATTGGACTTAATTGACAGGATAATCTTcttaatatcttccggtgtAACTGGGGCAAAATAAAAGGATTCGAAATTTAGTCGAGGTAAATTCATCAGGGCACGAACGGTGTTGCATTTGGTTTGGTGATCCAAAGGTACAGAGGAAGTGAAGTGGGTATTgatgtcatccaaaccaaccgtgcactgtggATCGTTACTACGGTGTTTGCCGATACCTAGAGTCCCAAGGAACTTCCAGATATCAGCAGGGGAAGAAGAAGATAGATTACtgagaatgtgtcggcgtttagcattgcgtaccatctgattgcatctgttccttgcaactttgaacCGAACCCAATTGTCATCACAGCGGTCTCTGCGGAACTTTGCGAATGCCCTATCCCTACGCCTCATGGCCATACGAACTCCTtcagtcatccagggagcaggcggTCGCTTGAGTTTCACTTTTCTGACGGGCGCATGGACGTCAAACAGCCCAATAACAGCTTTGTAAAAAATGCCTAACTTGTCATCGATTGTGTGGGCTGTCGTTAGCTGCTCCCAATCGATTTTCGCAGCGTCGCTACACAATTTAGTTACGTCCATACGCCCAAAGCAGCGTCTGTACAGAACCTTGGGACGGGATTTGGGAGGTTTGAGGATATAGGACAAATGAATTAggtcgtgatgagagaaaccagggGCAGGGTATTGACCAAAAAATGGGGCAAGGGTGGGAGCAGACGTAATCATTAGGTCCAACCATGTATCATCGCCTTCGGTGTTGTGATGAGTGGCATTCAGTGGTAGAACATGCAGACTGGCGGACTTaatgatgtctaggagtttACGGGAACGGAGTGAACCGGGAGAGAGGAGATCGGTGATAGCACTATCTCTTTTCCACACAGTATGCACCGTCGTACTATGTGactgtatttttcttaaaatcatTGGTATCGTTATTTCCTTAAAACTTGTGCATGACTCATATTAATTCCCAAGACGTTTGGGTACGTAACATGAAGTGTTTGTGTACGTCGATGTATGACTCATTGTGTAAGAGTAGAGTGCGAGTACACTCGAGTCTCCTGTACTCTTACCGTTGTACTGATAGTGAGTATCAATATAATGGGGAACGGTATCTAATCGACGCGCTACTTATCTATGTGTCAAATATGCCGTGATCGCACCTTGATTGATTTCAAAGTACTAGTTAACTACTAACTATTATGCAATAACttacttttagttttacaagcaaaatacattttgatatttcaGTTGATGTATAGACACTCTATTCACTGGTGGGCTTGAATTATCCTCTAATTATAACATGATTCCACTAAATCAAATTTACCTGTTTCGGATTCCGACGATGGGTACGGTTCTTCCCTTTAAGTTAGCctcttattcatataaaatatgaagtgatgaaaggcttataaactgttatgtttttttcactccttagcgaaatgaaaaagtagttttttaactaaaataggtttatagtgtgtttataaataagagggtaagGCTTTAATTATCCAAGCGTACATGTGAATTTAAAAACACTCTGGGAACGTTCCACTTTTGAATTAGCGGGCTGTTGTTTGTAACTGTTTTAATATCTACAATTCCTGTAGTAATGTTGTATGTGTTGTGTTTGCAGGGGTACGCGCCGCTGTACGACCCGTTCGAGCAGTTCTTCTCGCGCTACGTGTACCGGCGCGTACGCCACTGCTTCAACCGGCCCATCTGCTCCGCGCCCGGCGCCGAGCTCACGCTCAAGGAGCGCTGCAGTGACGATCATAACTGGACCTTTAggtaaacataaacaatacatttacacaataactttacaaataatacaaattctTTAGATAGTCTAGTACAAACGTGCACGTACGGGCACACGAGCGTGCGTGTTCACGTACGTCCTGTTCGACAATTAAATTTAGATTAAAGCAAGATTCacgaatatattatttttaaatttgttgcCATTATTCATGTGCTATAGGCAAAcggttttatttcatttacttttgtttgttaaatttttcttctgaaatatttatttacgagttttttttcttattatgttcagaaataaaaagtttgaacGAGACACGATATGGGACATAATGGGTACAAAGTAAGCTCAGTTTACTCAATCTGTTGGTagagtttgttttatatttatttttgtgttagtaGATAGTATCACTCCTGTTGATAATTCCATACGTGTTTAGACTCATGTAAACTTGATATTAGTTTAATTAGATTCTGTTGAATACCATATCAGACCCAAAGAAAACGTCTAAAtactcaacaataaaaaataagagttGGAAAGATTTTGCAACTTCCCCGCATAATTTGTATATATCTATGGTTTCGTTTTATGTTTCCACGTCGAACATGCGATCTGCTATTGATACGATAGTCAGTACATAGTGTTAAACGACATGACTAATGTATTGCGTGTGTTGTGCGGCAGGTTCACGGGCGTGGAGCAGCGCTGCATCAACCTGGGCTCGTACAACTACCTGGGGTTCGCggagggcgcgggcggcgcgggcggcacGGGCCCGCacgtggcggcggcggcgcggcgcctgGGCCTGGCGCtggccgcgccgcgcgccgagCTCGGCGACACGCAGCTGCACCGGGACCTCGAGGCCTACACCGCCAAGTTCCTCGGCGTTGAGGTATAGCCTTCCAAACACTGAATACTGTAGCACACACTTCCGTTATCCACTTGTACTGCTGAAGTATTACAGAAGGCTGTGATGGACTATCATCATCAAATAGATTGACATCTTCCTACAATCCAAAATCTGTAATAATATTAGGGTAACCCTCGCTAAAGAATTATGGAGAGCTCTAcaggtattattttgtttaagggTTACAATTTTGACTTTCTTTTACTGGGCtcgttaattattattgttgtttgaaTATGTAGTTTTGGAAGTCTTGATATAAAAGAACACGTTGTGTACGTTCCAGGCGGCGATAGTGGTAGGCATGGGGTTCGCGACGAACACGCTGGCACTCCCGGGCTTGCTGGGCGCGGGCACGCTGGCGCTGAGCGACGAGGCCAACCACGCGTCGCTGATCCTGGGCATGCGGCTGGCGGGCGCGCGCGTGCGCGTGTTCCGCCACAACGACCTGCGCCACCTGGAGACGCTGGCGCGCGCCGCCGTGGCCGAGGGGACTTGGAGGAACATCGTCATTGTGAGTGCACACACAGACCACTGCAGTCATTTGcctgaatattaaaatttattcagacGACTGTAAACTGTAGTGCTGGAGCGTAACTACACCTCCCTACGACGTAAAGTTTACATGAACACTATCGATGCCGTCGCAGAACCATACTACGGAACCAAAAGAGAGACTAAACGTTCTAAACCGCTTCGCTTAAATTAAGAATAACTATGTGATAGCATTAGACACAtaagatttatatttgtaacaaaaacgtTGTACATTCCAGGTAGTGGAGGGTGTATACAGTATGGAAGGTTCGATCTGCCCGCTGAAGGCGCTGGTGGCGCTGAAGAAGCGGCTGGGCCTGCAGCTGTACCTGGACGAGGCGCACTCGGTGGGCGCGCTGGGCCCGCGCGGTCGGGGGGTCACGGACCACGCGGGGGTCGACCCCCGTGACGTCGATGTGCTCATGGGCACCTTCACCAAGAGCTTCGGCGCCGCCGGCGGGTACATCGCCggtatgttattaatattttatactgtttGCTAAGTACAGAATTATGAGAGTCTATATTGGTGTCTATGAATTTGGATTAATTCAATTAAGGGATAATAATACGATACAAGTTCTCGTATATCGCACAATCACGAAAGCAATTTACTATAGAACATGtcgtatgacaacatgtatggatgcgTTAGAATCGTAACGAGTGGcattttttggtctctgccaacTTCTATGGAGAATTGTTGATGTTTATATCTGTATTTCGCCAGGTTCATCCCGGCTGATCCAGTGGGTGCGCGCGGCGGGCCACGCGCACACGTACGCGCACGCCATGGCGCCGCCCGTGGCCGCGCAGGTGCTGGCCGCCATGCGCGCGCTCGACACCCCCGCCGGCCAGGAGCGCGTCAGGCAGCTCCGGGACAACACGCACTACTTCCGGAAAAAGTAACCAGTTCCCTTTTATCAATAATGCGTTACGCCttctaaaatatgtaaaagacCTTTAAAGATGCCAAAAGCGAAAGTTTTGATTTCGGAATGAGAAAACATATGACAGAACATAATTATATCGCCAAACCACTGACGTGATTTCAGACTAATATACTCAAAATTTGCACACTAAATCGTCGTCGTCCTTTTGATCctgaagttatttttttcttctaaattAATGTATAACTAAGTCTTTAATAGAATCCcagtaaataactaaatatgttgTCGCGTGCAGGCTGACGGAGATGGGCGTGGTGCTGTTCGGGCACGCGGACTCGCCCGTGGTGCCCATGCTGGTGTACACGTTCAGCAAGATGGCGGCCACGGTGGAGAGACTCACGGCGCGCCACATCGCCACGGTGGGCGTGGGCTTCCCCGCCACGCCGCTCAACAAGGCGCGGATACGgtacttatacttatttttattagccagtactgtcccactgcttggcaaaGGCCTccacattttttttccaatccACCCTATTTTTTGTTAAGCGTATCCGATTACTATTAAAAGAGATCTAGATTGTCACGCCAAAGTTTCTTAGACTGTCCCGACGACGacgtaggtacatttttttttaaacccgcTACTGTCCCCACTGaagaaaacattatatttatccATCAACCGCAAAGACATGACctaattctttaaatatttccaaaatatatcaatttatcTATCAGTTCATACTAAAATCTGCTGACTATTGGTTACACAGCAATCTCCTAAATTATCTGTGACTCATCACCGTGAACGATTTGTGTTATAAATTGCAATAAACATTAGGGCGTGCAGTAATATGTAGCTGTATGAGTTATGAGTAACTGCGGTATCTAATCTTATCGTCCTcgatattttacatattattattagacaagctgttatttatgtaatgtaTACTCGAAATTGTACCAACACTTACCAATACATTCGTTTTTTGTTCGCTAtccgataaaatattaataaaaatgaaaatcacTTTTCAAAAGTCACCATCTATAGATTTCGACAACAATTTTGAATTATACTTCATACTTTCATGCCTAAAAATGCATCATTTCTCTTCTGGGCATAGTGAAGGCCCCTGCCCCATTTTCGTTATTTCTATGttgtt belongs to Anticarsia gemmatalis isolate Benzon Research Colony breed Stoneville strain chromosome 9, ilAntGemm2 primary, whole genome shotgun sequence and includes:
- the lace gene encoding serine palmitoyltransferase long chain base subunit — its product is MAAAVVNGCVDTSVINSKKIPQECNGKEEKLLNGKVNSHKNGYVNSTYLSNGINKSPAKGGGIPKMDWSEFDTFPGSFEKCTLLTAALTHLGLYILMFLGFVNQLLFKPKVATEKNREGYAPLYDPFEQFFSRYVYRRVRHCFNRPICSAPGAELTLKERCSDDHNWTFRFTGVEQRCINLGSYNYLGFAEGAGGAGGTGPHVAAAARRLGLALAAPRAELGDTQLHRDLEAYTAKFLGVEAAIVVGMGFATNTLALPGLLGAGTLALSDEANHASLILGMRLAGARVRVFRHNDLRHLETLARAAVAEGTWRNIVIVVEGVYSMEGSICPLKALVALKKRLGLQLYLDEAHSVGALGPRGRGVTDHAGVDPRDVDVLMGTFTKSFGAAGGYIAGSSRLIQWVRAAGHAHTYAHAMAPPVAAQVLAAMRALDTPAGQERVRQLRDNTHYFRKKLTEMGVVLFGHADSPVVPMLVYTFSKMAATVERLTARHIATVGVGFPATPLNKARIRFCLSASHSRAQLDQCLEAVRLVADELGLRYSRLPRPKH